The window CCTGGTCTTCCTCCTGGAGGGGCGGCCCGCCCACCGGTTCGCCAGCCGCGGGGAGGCCAAGACCCTGGCCCTGGCCCTGCGCCTCGCCGAGCACCGCCTCCTCGGCGAGCACCACGGCGAGCCCCCCCTCCTCCTCGTGGACGAGTGGGGGGAGGAGCTGGACGAGGCCCGCAGGCGGGCCGTCCTCGCCTACGCCCAGGCCCTGCCCCAGGCCATCCTGGCGGGGCTGGAAGCCCCCCCGGGGGTGCCGGTATGCTCGGTGGTACGAGGGGTGGTCCTGTGCCCTGGCGCCTGAAGGAGGTGATCCCCGAGGCCCTGAAGCGGGCCGGGGGCAAGGAGCGGCTCAGGCGGGGCCTCGTCCTCGCCGCCTGGCGGGAGGTGGCGGGAAAGGACCTCGCCCGCTTCACCGAGGCGGTGGCCCTGGAGGAGGGCGTCCTCGTGGTCCACGTGCCCGACCCCGTGGTGGCCCACCAGCTCACCTACACCCGCCTCGCCCTCCTCCGCCGCTACGAGGAGCGCTTCCCCGGGGCGGTGCGGGAGATCCGGTTCCAGGTGGGCCCCCTCGAGGCGGAAGGGGTGGAGGCCCCCCCGCCCTCAGACCCCGGCCGCCTGCGGGAGGCGGGCCGCAAGGCCCTGGCCCTGGCGGAAAAGGCCCCTCCGGAGCTCCGGGAGCGGGTGGCCCGGGCCGCCCTGGCCCTCTTCCAGAGGCAGCGGGGCGACCCCTGCCCCGTCTGCCAGACCCCGAGCGAGACCCATCCCTGCCCCACCTGCCGCCGCCACCTGGAAGACCCCGGGGTGCGGCGGGCGGCGGAGCGGCTCATGCGGGGCCAGGAGGCGGGCCTCGAGGGGGACGCCCTCCGGGCCGCCCGCCACCTGGCCCGGGAAAACCTCCTCGCCCAGATGCGGGACCTCTACCCCGAGGCCCTGCGGAGCGAGGAGTTCCGCCCCCTCCTCGCCGACCTGGCCCGCCGCTACCGCAACCTTTTTCCCCAGGAGCCCCTGCCCGAAGGGGTGCGGAGCCTGCTCAAGGAGGGGTGAATGCGCCGCGCCTTCCTCCTCGCCTTCCTGGGCCTCGCCCTGGCCCAGGCCACCTACACCGTGGCCCCCGGGGACACGCTCTACTCCATCGCCCGGCGCTACGGCACCACGGTGGAGGAGCTCATGCGCTTAAACGGGCTGGAAAGCTTCCTCCTCCAGCCGGGGCAGGTCCTCAAGCTCCCCTCGAGGGAAAGGACCCACGTGGTGGCCCCGGGGGACACCCTCTTTTCCCTGGCGCGCCGCTACGGCACCACCGTGGAAGCCCTCATGCGCTTAAACGGCCTCTCCTCCCCGGAGATCAAGGTGGGGCAGGTCCTGAGGCTTCCCGAAGAGGGCGAGGCGCCTCCGCCCCCTCCCCCGGAGCCGGAGGCCTTGGACCCGGAAAGCCCCCTCCTCCGGGCCGTCCTCCGCTACCTGGGGGTGCCCTACAAGTACGGGGCGAACTCCCCCTTGGCCCTGGACTGCTCCGCCTTCGTGGCCCAGGTCTACGCCGAGCTGGGCGTGGCCCTCCCCCGGACCACCAAGGAGCAGTACCAGGCCTTCCCCCCTGTAGAGGCCCCGCGCCCGGGGGACCTGGTCTTCTTCAGCTTCGGCGGGAAGGAGGTAGACCACGTGGGGATCTACCTGGGCCGGGGGGTCTTCGCCCACGCCTCTAGCTACGGAAGCCGGGTGGTCATAGAGAGCCTCGAGGCCCCCTTCTACCGGAAGGTCTACCGGGGGGCGAGGCGGGTCATGGCCAGTCCGGAACCTCCCCCCGCGCCTTCCGCAACGCCATGAGGAGGGCCTCCCCCGGCCTCCCCTCCCCCCGGAAGGCCCGGGCCTCCTCCTCCAGCCAGACCTCCCCCTTGCGGAAGAGCACCCCCCGGGCCTCCGCCAAGGCCTCCTCCAGCAAGGCCCCCAGGGAGTAGAAGGGGGCCCCTTTGGGCAGGTCCGGGTCAAACCCCTGCCGGGAAAGGACCTTCCCGTAAGGCTTCTCCCTGGCCTCCATCGTGCCCCCCTCGGCGAAGTAGCGCCTAAGGACCCGGTTCCAGTCCCCCACCCGGCTGTAGGGGGCCATGGCCCGGTAGGCCTCCTCCAGGTCCTCCGCGGCGTAGGGGCGGTAGCGGTCCTCGTGGACCACGAGCCTCCGGGGAAGCCTGGGCCTCGGGGGGCCCTCCTCGTCGGGCACCCCAACGGCAAGCCCCACCACGGGGAGGACCCCCGGGGGAAGCCCGAGGAGGTCCGTGAGGGTCTCCACCCCGTTCAAGACCCCGCCGATGAAGCAGACCCCGTAGCCTAAGGCCTCGGCGGTGAGGGCGAGGTACGAGGCGGCGATCCCCGCGTCCAGGATGGCGAAGTGGAGGGCGGTCCTGGGCCAGAAGGCCATCCTCTGCCCCCGGTGGGCGAGGAGCCGCTCCAGGCGGTGGACGTCTGCGAGGAAGAGGAAGAACTCCGCCGCCTGCCTGATGTGCTCCTGGTCCCCGGAGAGCCGGGCCACCTCGTCCCTAAGCCTTGGATCCCGTACCCGGATCGCCGAGTAGAGCTGGGCGCTCGCGTCGGTGGGGGCCCGCTGGAGGGCGAAGAGGAGCTTTTCCAGGTCCTCCTCGGGAAGGGGAAGGGGCTTGAAGCGGCGTACGCTCCGCCTTCTCGCCAGGACGTCTAGGAGTTCCACGGGGGCCAGGATACTACTCCAAGGGGAGCTCCATCCGCACCACCTTCCACCCGAAAAGCCCCTGCCGTTCCAGGTAGAGGCGGCTTCTGGGGTCCTCGGGGTGGTAGACGTAGGCGGTGCGGAAGTCCTGGTAGGCGAGCCTCCAGCCCTTCACCGCCTCCTTGGGCGCCTCCCCGGGGCCCATCCCCGTGCCCAAGGCGGCAAGCCCCTCGGGGGAGACGAGGGCGTCCACCAGGGGGTCCACCATCCCGGCCACGAAGAGGTAGGCGAGGCCGGCCAGGGGGTTTTGCGCCACCTCCTGTCCCATCTCCCGGAGGAGCCTGGCCTGGACCTGGGCCTTGAGCCCCTCCCGGACCCGGGGGAAGTCCACGAGCCTTTCCAGCCGCGCCCGGTCCCCCTCGAGGACCGCCCCCTGGAGGGCGCGGAGGAAGAGGTAGGGGGAGGCCCAGAGGTAAAGGGCGAAGGCCGAAAGCCCCAGGGCCAGGACCGCAAGGGCCACTTTGACCGCGCGTCCCATGAACGCTTTATAGCAAAAGAAGACTCCCCTTCCCGGTTCAAACGCCCAGAAGGCGCAGGTACGCCCCCCAGAGGGCCTCCCCGAAGAAGAAGGCCACCACCCCCCCGAGGGCGAGGTAGGGGCCGAAGGGGAGCTTCCTTTGCCTAAGGAGAAGGCCCAAAAGCGCCCCGGCGAAGACCCCGAGGAAGAGGGCGAGGAAGGCGTAAGGGCCGAGCCAGGCCCCGAGGGCCCCCAGAAGCTTCACGTCCCCGTAGCCCATGGCCACGGGCTCCTCCTCGCCCTCCTCGGGAAGGGGCCGGAAGGCCCAGTAAAGCCCCCCGGCGAGGGCGAGCCCCCCGGCAGCGAGGAGGCTTCCCTTAAGGCTTTCCAGGAAGTCCAGGCCTAGGGCGGGGGCAAGGAGGAAGGCGAGGGGCAAAAGGGGCAGGGTGAGCCGGTCGGGGAGGGCCACCGCCCGCCCCGTGCGGGCGGAGAGGGCCCAAGCGAGGAAGGCGAGGGCCATCCCCACCCCTGGGCCCAAGAGCGCCCCAAAGAGGGCCGCCATGTGGACCTGGTGGGGCCCCACGGGGACCTCGGCCCTGGCCTCCCTAAAGCGCCGCAGAAAGAGGTTCCCGTACCCCGCCACCAGGGCGAGCCCCCCGGCGGCCATGAGGCTTCCGTCCAGGCTCTCCCTAAAGGGGAGGGGGAAGGCCAGCGCCCAGGAGGCCAAAAGCCCAAGGAAGAGGAGGCCGTAGGTGAGGGGATCGGGAAGCTCAAAGGTGTCCACGTCAATGAAGGCGAGGGCCACGAGAAAGGCGAGGAAGAGGAAGACCAAGAGGGCCTCCACCCCAGGGGGGTAGAAGAGGCTTGCGAGGAGGAAAAGCCCCCCCGTGAGGGCCTCCACCAGGGGGTAGCGGGGGGAGATGGGACGGGCGCAGTAGCGGCACCGCCCCTTTAGGGCGAGGTAGGAGAGGACGGGGACCAGGTCCCAAGGCCCCAGGCGGTGGCCGCACTGGGGGCAGCGGGACGGGGGGTAGGCGACGGACTCCCCCCGGGGCAGGCGGTGGACCACCACGTTGAGAAAGGAACCCACCGCGAGGCCGAGGAGCAGGGCGAAGAGGGGCCACATGGGGGCATTTTACGGGGTGGCCGGGCTTTCACAGCGCTTTTATGGGTTTGGGTGTAGGATGGCCCCGTGACGCCGGAAGCCGCTTACCAGAACCTCCTGGAGTTCCAGAGGGAAACCGCCTACCTGGCCTCTCTGGGGGCCCTCGCCGCCTGGGACCAGCGCACCATGATCCCCAAAAAGGGGCACGAGCACCGCGCCCGGCAGATGGCCGCCCTGGCCCGGCTCCTCCACCAGCGCATGACCGACCCCAGGATCGGGGAGTGGCTGGAGAAGGTGGAGGGAAGCCCGCTGGTGCAGGACCCCCTCTCCGACGCCGCGGTGAACGTCCGGGAGTGGCGCCAGGCCTACGAAAGGGCCCGGGCCATCCCCGAAAGGCTCGCCGTGGAGCTCGCCCAGGCGGAAAGCGAGGCGGAGAGCTTCTGGGAGGAGGCCAGGCCGAGGGACGACTGGCGGGGCTTCCTGCCCTACCTGAAGCGGGTCTACGCCCTCACCAAGGAGAAGGCGGAGGTCCTCTTCGCCCTCCCCCCGGCCCCCGGGGACCCCCCCTACGGGGAGCTTTACGACGCCCTCCTGGACGGGTACGAGCCGGGAATGCGGGCCCGGGAGCTTCTTCCCCTCTTCGCCGAGCTCAAGGAGGGGCTCAAGGGCCTTCTGGACCGGATCCTGGGAAGTGGGAAGAGGCCCGACACCTCCATCCTCCACCGTCCCTACCCCGTGGAGGCCCAAAGGCGCTTCGCCCTGGAGCTCCTTTCGGCCTGCGGCTACGACCTCGAGGCGGGGCGCCTGGACCCCACCGCCCACCCCTTTGAGATCGCCATCGGCCCCGGGGACGTGCGCATCACTACCCGCTACTACGAGGACTTCTTCAACGCGGGCATCTTCGGCACCCTGCACGAGATGGGGCACGCCCTCTACGAGCAGGGCCTGCCCAAGGAGCACTGGGGCACCCCGAGGGGGGATGCGGTCTCCTTAGGGGTCCACGAGTCGCAAAGCCGTACCTGGGAGAACCTGGTGGGCCGCTCCCTGGGCTTCTGGGAGCGCTTCTTCCCCCGGGCCCGGGAGGTCTTCGCGAGCCTTGGGGACGTGAGCCTCGAGGACTTCCACTTCGCCGTCAACGCCGTGGAGCCCTCCCTCATCCGGGTGGAGGCGGACGAGGTCACCTACAACCTCCACATCCTGGTGCGCCTGGAGCTGGAGCTCGCCCTCTTCCGCGGGGAGCTCTCCCCCGAGGACCTGCCGGAGGCGTGGGCGGAGAAGTACCGGGACCACCTGGGCGTGGCCCCCAAGGACTACAAGGACGGGGTCATGCAGGACGTCCACTGGGCCGGGGGGCTTTTCGGCTACTTCCCCACCTACACCTTGGGCAACCTCTACGCCGCCCAGTTCTTCCAGAAGGCGGAGGCCGAGCTCGGCCCCCTGGAGCCTAGGTTTGCCCGGGGAGAGTTCCAGCCCTTCCTGGACTGGACGCGCGCGCGGATCCACGCCGAGGGAAGCCGCTTCCGCCCCCGGGTCCTGGTGGAACGGGTCACGGGGGAGGCCCCGAGCGCCAGGCCCTTCCTGGCCTACCTGGAGAAAAAGTACGCCGCCCTCTACGGCTGACGCCGTCCCCGGCACTTAGAAAGGGGCCGGGCCTT of the Thermus thermophilus HB8 genome contains:
- a CDS encoding DUF721 domain-containing protein, which codes for MPWRLKEVIPEALKRAGGKERLRRGLVLAAWREVAGKDLARFTEAVALEEGVLVVHVPDPVVAHQLTYTRLALLRRYEERFPGAVREIRFQVGPLEAEGVEAPPPSDPGRLREAGRKALALAEKAPPELRERVARAALALFQRQRGDPCPVCQTPSETHPCPTCRRHLEDPGVRRAAERLMRGQEAGLEGDALRAARHLARENLLAQMRDLYPEALRSEEFRPLLADLARRYRNLFPQEPLPEGVRSLLKEG
- a CDS encoding C40 family peptidase; this encodes MRRAFLLAFLGLALAQATYTVAPGDTLYSIARRYGTTVEELMRLNGLESFLLQPGQVLKLPSRERTHVVAPGDTLFSLARRYGTTVEALMRLNGLSSPEIKVGQVLRLPEEGEAPPPPPPEPEALDPESPLLRAVLRYLGVPYKYGANSPLALDCSAFVAQVYAELGVALPRTTKEQYQAFPPVEAPRPGDLVFFSFGGKEVDHVGIYLGRGVFAHASSYGSRVVIESLEAPFYRKVYRGARRVMASPEPPPAPSATP
- a CDS encoding nitroreductase family protein; protein product: MELLDVLARRRSVRRFKPLPLPEEDLEKLLFALQRAPTDASAQLYSAIRVRDPRLRDEVARLSGDQEHIRQAAEFFLFLADVHRLERLLAHRGQRMAFWPRTALHFAILDAGIAASYLALTAEALGYGVCFIGGVLNGVETLTDLLGLPPGVLPVVGLAVGVPDEEGPPRPRLPRRLVVHEDRYRPYAAEDLEEAYRAMAPYSRVGDWNRVLRRYFAEGGTMEAREKPYGKVLSRQGFDPDLPKGAPFYSLGALLEEALAEARGVLFRKGEVWLEEEARAFRGEGRPGEALLMALRKARGEVPDWP
- a CDS encoding DUF2939 domain-containing protein, whose product is MGRAVKVALAVLALGLSAFALYLWASPYLFLRALQGAVLEGDRARLERLVDFPRVREGLKAQVQARLLREMGQEVAQNPLAGLAYLFVAGMVDPLVDALVSPEGLAALGTGMGPGEAPKEAVKGWRLAYQDFRTAYVYHPEDPRSRLYLERQGLFGWKVVRMELPLE
- a CDS encoding prepilin peptidase, coding for MWPLFALLLGLAVGSFLNVVVHRLPRGESVAYPPSRCPQCGHRLGPWDLVPVLSYLALKGRCRYCARPISPRYPLVEALTGGLFLLASLFYPPGVEALLVFLFLAFLVALAFIDVDTFELPDPLTYGLLFLGLLASWALAFPLPFRESLDGSLMAAGGLALVAGYGNLFLRRFREARAEVPVGPHQVHMAALFGALLGPGVGMALAFLAWALSARTGRAVALPDRLTLPLLPLAFLLAPALGLDFLESLKGSLLAAGGLALAGGLYWAFRPLPEEGEEEPVAMGYGDVKLLGALGAWLGPYAFLALFLGVFAGALLGLLLRQRKLPFGPYLALGGVVAFFFGEALWGAYLRLLGV
- a CDS encoding thermostable carboxypeptidase 1, which translates into the protein MTPEAAYQNLLEFQRETAYLASLGALAAWDQRTMIPKKGHEHRARQMAALARLLHQRMTDPRIGEWLEKVEGSPLVQDPLSDAAVNVREWRQAYERARAIPERLAVELAQAESEAESFWEEARPRDDWRGFLPYLKRVYALTKEKAEVLFALPPAPGDPPYGELYDALLDGYEPGMRARELLPLFAELKEGLKGLLDRILGSGKRPDTSILHRPYPVEAQRRFALELLSACGYDLEAGRLDPTAHPFEIAIGPGDVRITTRYYEDFFNAGIFGTLHEMGHALYEQGLPKEHWGTPRGDAVSLGVHESQSRTWENLVGRSLGFWERFFPRAREVFASLGDVSLEDFHFAVNAVEPSLIRVEADEVTYNLHILVRLELELALFRGELSPEDLPEAWAEKYRDHLGVAPKDYKDGVMQDVHWAGGLFGYFPTYTLGNLYAAQFFQKAEAELGPLEPRFARGEFQPFLDWTRARIHAEGSRFRPRVLVERVTGEAPSARPFLAYLEKKYAALYG